In one Epinephelus moara isolate mb chromosome 6, YSFRI_EMoa_1.0, whole genome shotgun sequence genomic region, the following are encoded:
- the LOC126392168 gene encoding uncharacterized protein LOC126392168, with amino-acid sequence MGAFKELLLETLSHLGQEELEKFKWLLQFTFFQRSLELISSSELSRPHTSWRGPQWIDCINKVVDVMLERCGQQSVEVTMEVLMDMNRTDLSETISGHKAAGSSAEAFGVRTTQGEKHCMDEHWPALVQTVEMMTSVIELLLETLAGLSDWELLLFSHVLLGQIDLHRRHSDMPSMLLRTEDRQVTVFLMVLTYGQQSVEITKKALKIVERTDLVQRLSDSSSRPKKKHSGEHQSALIQKVATMAAVKQLLLETLNDLSDKELKKFKWFLELIVSQKDLPDVSLEFGFTNDRAEIVDVMLQTYSQQSVPLTREVVKKMNRIDLMQRLSKPSSELEEAHSVDEHVPAVLKKAAVKMVLLETLKDLSKKEIEKFKWLLRFTQFQKGLPHVPLSGLQGADSTDTLVDLMVQTCGQQSVEVTTEVFMDMDRTDLVKRLSIISSRIKGQRKKTKTATLHNHMFLRNV; translated from the exons ATGGGGGCTTTTAAAGAACTGCTTTTGGAAACACTCAGTCATTTGGGTCAGGAGGAGTTGGAGAAATTCAAGTGGCTGCTGCAGTTCACGTTCTTCCAGAGGAGCCTTGAACTCATCTCATCGAGTGAACTGAGCCGTCCTCACACCTCGTGGAGAGGACCGCAGTGGATTGACTGTATAAACAAAGTGGTGGATGTGATGTTGGAGAGATGCGGTCAACAGTCTGTGGAGGTGACCATGGAGGTTTTGATGGACATGAACAGAACTGATCTCTCAGAGACCATCTCAGGACACAAAG CTGCAGGATCATCAGCTGAAGCGTTTGGTGTGAGAACCACGCAGGGAG AGAAACACTGTATGGATGAACATTGGCCTGCATTGGTCCAGACG GTGGAGATGATGACATCTGTCATAGAGCTGCTTTTGGAAACACTGGCTGGTTTGAGTGACTGGGAGCTCTTGCTGTTCAGTCACGTCCTCCTGGGTCAGATTGACCTCCACAGACGCCACTCAGACATGCCATCGATGCTGCTGAGAACAGAAGACAGGCAGGTcacagtgtttttaatggtgCTGACCTATGGCCAACAGTCTGTGGAGATTACCAAGAAGGCTTTAAAGATAGTGGAGAGGACTGATCTAGTGCAGAGGttgtcagacagcagctcaagacccaaaa AGAAACACTCAGGTGAACACCAATCTGCACTGATCCAGAAA GTAGCAACAATGGCAGCTGTTAAACAGCTGCTTTTGGAAACTCTGAATGATTTGAGTGACAAGGAGCTCAAGAAATTTAAGTGGTTCCTGGAGTTGATTGTCTCCCAGAAGGACCTCCCAGATGTCTCACTGGAGTTTGGCTTCACAAACGACAGAGCAGAAATAGTGGATGTGATGTTGCAGACCTACAGCCAACAGTCTGTGCCATTAACCAGGGAGGTTGTAAAGAAAATGAACAGGATTGATCTGATGCAGAGGTTGTCAAAGCCCAGCTCAGAACTCGAAG AGGCACACTCAGTGGATGAACATGTACCTGCAGTGTTGAAGAAA GCAGCTGTGAAAATGGTTCTTTTGGAAACACTGAAAGATTTGAGTAAGAAGGAAATCGAGAAATTCAAGTGGTTGCTGCGGTTCACGCAGTTCCAGAAGGGTCTTCCACACGTCCCATTGAGCGGACTACAGGGGGCAGACAGTACAGACACACTGGTGGATCTGATGGTCCAGACCTGTGGCCAGCAGTCTGTGGAGGTGACCACAGAGGTTTTCATGGACATGGACAGGACTGATCTAGTAAAGAGGTTGTCAATCATCAGCTCAAGAATCAAAGgtcagagaaaaaagacaaaaactgccACATTACACAATCATATGTTTCTCAGAAATGTTTAA
- the LOC126392184 gene encoding uncharacterized protein LOC126392184 — MWRLHIYVYEYVELSLTEAEEEVKVKLFYNLIGETGRELCETLMSDVTSARRKLSDLTRFDEHCNPKVNETVERYRFFMRNQGNDESIDSYVTDLRVLASTCNFGEIKDSLIPDRIVCGNNNSGLRERFLREDKLTLDKCLQLCRATESSRENSRTIEGNAVEEVHMVRHKAGQDKSLNTVSCMFCGNTHERNKRKCPAFGKRCKKCGKENHFAVRCKSKTEKWKEGKQVHTVTEQDSDDYEDILSVTTRDIQTETDKGAKEEPAKNSHLFAGMLVDKELVQFQIDCGAKYNVIPINLVNPDIRLEPTKKVLLMYNKTKLYPLGKCKVKVRNLRNQKLGLSLWWSIRTVTSHYSV, encoded by the coding sequence ATGTGGCGTCTACATATATATGTCTATGAATATGTCGAGCTTTCCTTAACTGAAGCAGAGGAAGAGGTGAAggtgaaactgttttataaCCTTATTGGGGAGACGGGCAGAGAGTTGTGTGAAACACTGATGAGCGACGTGACTTCTGCCAGGAGGAAACTCAGTGACTTGACAAGATTTGATGAACACTGTAACCCCAAGGTGAATGAGACAGTTGAAAGATACCGTTTCTTCATGAGAAATCAAGGTAATGATGAAAGCATTGACTCATATGTGACGGATCTCAGAGTGTTAGCCAGCACATGCAACTTTGGAGAAATAAAGGACTCACTTATACCTGACAGAATAGTATGTGGCAACAACAACTCAGGTCTGAGAGAGAGATTTCTGAGGGAAGACAAGCTAACACTGGACAAGTGTTTACAACTGTGCAGAGCTACAGAGTCATCTCGTGAAAATAGCAGGACCATTGAAGGTAACGCGGTGGAAGAAGTGCACATGGTGAGACATAAGGCAGGACAGGATAAAAGCTTGAATACTGTGTCATGCATGTTCTGTGGGAATACACATGAAAGAAATAAACGTAAATGCCCAGCTTTTGGAAAGCGCTGTAAAAAATGTGGCAAAGAAAATCACTTCGCTGTGAGATGCaaatccaaaacagaaaaatggaAAGAGGGAAAACAGGTGCACACTGTGACAGAACAGGACAGTGATGACTATGAGGACATTTTGAGTGTTACCACgagagacatacagacagagactGATAAGGGGGCTAAAGAAGAGCCAGCCAAGAATAGCCACCTTTTCGCAGGGATGCTGGTGGACAAAGAGCTGGTGCAGTTCCAAATAGATTGTGGGGCCAAATATAATGTCATCCCTATAAATCTAGTGAACCCGGATATAAGACTGGAACCCACTAAGAAAGTACTATTAATGTACAACAAGACCAAGCTATATCCACTGGGAAAGTGCAAGGTGAAGGTGAGAAATCTGAGAAACCAGAAACTAGGCTTGAGTTTGTGGTGGTCGATAAGGACTGTAACCAGCCACTACTCAGTCTGA